The Porphyrobacter sp. HT-58-2 genome has a window encoding:
- a CDS encoding cytochrome P450 has translation MATLAEAPRSASGAPDDAPRHWGEGRLTEADLAHIPGEAGWPVVGNTFTMLADPHAFAERMIKTHGKVYKNRAFGGWQVALIGAEANELLLFNKDKIFSSEQGWGPVLDQLFPRGLMLMDFEHHRIDRRALSIAFKPEPMRHYSGALNRGIAREVAGWAGPKEFYPAIKKLTLDLAADSFIGLPWGPEADKINEAFVDMVQASVAPIRKPLPFTKMKKGVDGRAFLVDYFTRETLRRRAEGGGQDMFSQFATATREDGSLLPVDEVVDHMNFLMMAAHDTITSSATSLIFHLATNPEWQEKLREEIFAVTGGPDGDGNPRPLDYDDLAKLDLTEMAFKESLRMIPPVPSMPRRALREFEYGGYRIPAGAMVGINIYWTHHSEEYWDNPFTFDPMRFTPDKVKARHKYAWVPFGGGAHMCLGLHFAYMQVKILLAQLLQRYRIEAASGYNPEWQDWPIPQPKDGLRVEFKPL, from the coding sequence ATGGCCACCCTTGCCGAAGCCCCGCGTTCCGCCTCTGGCGCCCCCGACGATGCTCCCCGCCATTGGGGAGAGGGTCGTCTGACTGAAGCCGATCTCGCCCACATCCCCGGTGAGGCGGGCTGGCCGGTGGTCGGCAACACCTTCACCATGCTCGCCGATCCCCACGCCTTTGCCGAGCGAATGATCAAGACCCACGGCAAGGTCTACAAGAACCGCGCGTTTGGCGGCTGGCAGGTCGCCCTGATCGGCGCGGAGGCGAACGAGCTGCTGTTGTTCAACAAGGACAAGATCTTCTCCAGCGAACAGGGCTGGGGGCCGGTGCTCGACCAGCTCTTCCCGCGGGGTTTGATGCTGATGGATTTCGAGCATCACCGGATTGACCGCCGCGCGCTCTCGATCGCGTTCAAGCCCGAACCGATGCGGCATTACTCGGGCGCGCTCAATCGCGGGATCGCTCGCGAGGTGGCGGGCTGGGCCGGGCCGAAGGAGTTCTACCCGGCGATCAAGAAGCTGACGCTCGATCTGGCCGCCGACAGCTTCATCGGCCTGCCCTGGGGGCCTGAGGCCGACAAGATCAACGAGGCTTTCGTCGACATGGTGCAGGCCTCGGTCGCACCGATCCGTAAGCCGCTGCCCTTCACCAAGATGAAGAAGGGCGTCGATGGCCGCGCCTTCCTCGTCGACTATTTCACCCGCGAGACCCTGCGCCGCCGCGCGGAAGGCGGCGGGCAGGACATGTTCAGCCAGTTTGCCACCGCCACCCGCGAGGACGGCTCCCTGCTGCCGGTCGATGAAGTCGTCGATCACATGAACTTCCTGATGATGGCGGCGCATGACACCATCACATCATCAGCCACCTCGCTGATCTTCCACCTCGCGACCAATCCCGAATGGCAGGAGAAGCTGCGCGAGGAGATTTTCGCGGTCACCGGCGGGCCGGACGGCGATGGCAACCCCCGCCCGCTCGATTACGACGATCTGGCCAAGCTCGACCTAACCGAAATGGCGTTCAAGGAATCGCTGCGGATGATCCCGCCCGTTCCATCAATGCCGCGCCGGGCGCTGCGCGAATTCGAATATGGCGGCTACCGTATTCCGGCGGGTGCGATGGTCGGGATCAACATCTACTGGACCCACCATTCCGAAGAATATTGGGACAATCCCTTCACCTTCGATCCGATGCGCTTCACCCCCGACAAGGTGAAGGCCCGCCACAAATATGCCTGGGTGCCGTTCGGCGGGGGCGCGCATATGTGCCTTGGCCTGCACTTTGCCTACATGCAGGTGAAGATCCTGCTCGCCCAGCTGCTCCAGCGCTACCGGATCGAGGCGGCGTCGGGTTATAACCCCGAATGGCAGGACTGGCCGATTCCGCAGCCCAAGGACGGATTGCGGGTGGAGTTCAAGCCTCTCTGA
- the hemH gene encoding ferrochelatase produces MTWQTQRLPGDHPPVSSGKIGVLLINLGTPDGPDPESVKRYLKQFLSDTRVVEIPPIAWQLILRGIILNTRPQKSAKAYQKIWTERGSPLADITARQAEAMVGRFGENVQVDWAMRYGNPSIESRLTALMADGCDRILIAPMYPQYCAATTATVFDEIARVLKKMRWQPALRFVPPYHDDPGYIAALADDLTRQARALTFKPEVMLLSFHGMPQQTLEKGDPYYCHCMKTARLLREELARRPEFEGVRFETTFQSRFGPAAWLEPSTDATLMAEGDKGTKRLVVAAPGFAADCVETLEELALEGRDEFMEHGGEEYAVLDCLNTSDDGLAMIDAMLRRELSGWI; encoded by the coding sequence ATGACCTGGCAGACCCAGCGCCTTCCGGGCGACCACCCCCCCGTTTCCAGCGGCAAGATCGGCGTTTTGCTGATCAACCTCGGCACGCCCGACGGGCCAGACCCTGAATCGGTCAAGCGTTACCTCAAGCAATTCCTGTCCGACACGCGGGTGGTGGAGATCCCGCCGATTGCCTGGCAACTGATCCTGCGCGGGATCATCCTCAACACCCGTCCCCAGAAAAGCGCGAAAGCCTATCAGAAGATCTGGACGGAACGCGGCTCACCGCTGGCGGACATCACCGCGCGTCAGGCCGAGGCCATGGTGGGGCGCTTTGGCGAGAATGTGCAGGTCGATTGGGCAATGCGTTACGGCAATCCCTCGATCGAATCGCGTCTCACCGCGCTGATGGCCGATGGCTGCGACCGCATTCTGATTGCGCCGATGTATCCGCAATATTGCGCCGCGACGACCGCGACCGTGTTCGACGAGATCGCCCGCGTGCTGAAGAAGATGCGCTGGCAGCCCGCGCTTCGGTTCGTGCCGCCCTATCATGATGATCCCGGCTATATCGCCGCGCTCGCCGATGACCTGACCCGGCAGGCGCGTGCGCTGACCTTCAAGCCTGAGGTGATGCTGCTCAGCTTCCACGGGATGCCGCAGCAGACGCTGGAAAAGGGCGATCCCTATTATTGCCACTGCATGAAGACCGCGCGCCTGCTGCGCGAGGAGCTTGCGCGCCGCCCGGAGTTTGAAGGCGTCAGGTTCGAAACCACCTTCCAATCGCGCTTTGGCCCGGCGGCGTGGCTCGAACCTTCCACCGATGCGACCCTGATGGCCGAGGGCGACAAGGGCACCAAGCGGCTGGTCGTCGCCGCGCCAGGCTTTGCCGCGGACTGCGTCGAAACGCTGGAGGAACTGGCACTGGAGGGCCGCGACGAATTCATGGAGCATGGCGGGGAGGAATATGCTGTGCTCGATTGCCTCAATACATCGGACGATGGCCTCGCGATGATCGACGCGATGCTGCGGCGCGAGCTTTCAGGGTGGATTTGA
- a CDS encoding Mrp/NBP35 family ATP-binding protein, whose product MTTDPEQRAQERARQAELIRQYLPPQLDARVQSARIISGRVVVVAEAGDVATADRPALEAEFKAALANVPGAQDVRIALTGERRRIRLIAIGSGKGGVGKSTVTTNLAVALARMGRKVGVVDGDIYGPSQPKLLATEGQKPMVEGDKLVPLESRHGVKVLSIGHIVAPGKALAWRGPMTGKALSQLIDAAWDDTEILLIDLPPGTGDVQLSMLSDHRPDGAVLVSTPQDLALIDAARAGQMFDQGKVPIIGLVENMAGYECPHCGEVSDPFGQGGVERFAAALEIPFLGRIPLTITTRTAGDAGNPPAAGDGPEALPFTAIATRLDHWLDTGTI is encoded by the coding sequence ATGACGACCGATCCGGAACAACGGGCGCAGGAACGTGCGCGGCAGGCGGAGCTGATTCGCCAATACCTTCCCCCGCAACTTGATGCGCGCGTACAATCGGCGCGGATCATTTCCGGCCGGGTGGTGGTGGTAGCCGAGGCCGGTGATGTCGCCACCGCTGATCGCCCCGCGCTCGAAGCGGAGTTCAAGGCCGCGCTGGCCAATGTACCGGGCGCGCAGGATGTGCGTATCGCGCTGACCGGCGAACGGCGCCGCATCCGTCTGATCGCAATTGGATCGGGCAAGGGCGGGGTCGGCAAGTCGACCGTGACCACCAATCTCGCCGTCGCGCTTGCGAGAATGGGGCGCAAGGTCGGCGTGGTTGATGGTGATATCTACGGCCCCTCCCAGCCGAAACTGCTCGCCACCGAAGGCCAGAAGCCGATGGTGGAAGGTGACAAGCTGGTCCCGCTCGAAAGCCGCCACGGCGTGAAGGTTCTCTCGATCGGTCACATCGTCGCGCCCGGCAAGGCGCTGGCGTGGCGCGGGCCGATGACCGGGAAGGCGCTGAGCCAGCTGATCGATGCGGCTTGGGATGACACCGAAATCCTGCTCATCGACCTGCCACCCGGCACCGGTGACGTGCAGCTTTCGATGCTGTCCGATCATCGCCCGGATGGCGCCGTGCTGGTGTCGACCCCGCAGGATCTCGCTTTGATCGACGCTGCGCGTGCAGGGCAGATGTTCGATCAGGGCAAGGTGCCGATCATCGGTCTGGTCGAGAACATGGCAGGCTATGAATGCCCCCATTGCGGCGAGGTCAGCGATCCCTTCGGTCAGGGCGGGGTCGAACGCTTTGCCGCGGCGCTCGAAATCCCGTTCCTCGGTCGTATCCCGCTGACCATCACGACCCGCACCGCCGGGGACGCGGGCAACCCGCCTGCTGCCGGGGACGGGCCGGAAGCCCTGCCCTTCACCGCAATCGCGACGCGGCTTGACCACTGGCTCGATACCGGGACGATTTAG
- a CDS encoding DUF1674 domain-containing protein gives MTKEKSEAAKNFKKPPHWTNDPVPVPKAVKNDEKLSPTRYGDWERGDGIAVDF, from the coding sequence ATGACCAAGGAAAAGTCCGAAGCCGCGAAGAACTTCAAGAAGCCCCCGCACTGGACCAATGATCCGGTGCCGGTGCCCAAGGCGGTCAAGAATGACGAGAAGCTCTCCCCCACCCGCTACGGCGACTGGGAGCGGGGCGACGGGATCGCGGTCGATTTTTGA
- a CDS encoding molybdopterin cofactor-binding domain-containing protein produces MALTRRGILAGAAAGGGLLVAWWLMPRSYSTPLVAAKGEHIFGAWLKIANDGVVTVAVPQLEMGQGITTLLPQIVAYELGADWRQIAVEPAPVSGAYGNVPLARKWIALWDPSFAGLSDRTDAMMAARFAGSQRFNATAAGTAIEAYEMPCREAAAAARAMLAQEAASRWGVAWEECEVEGGFVTNGTNRATFGELAEGAADYTPPDPPPLRTEPPREKPLPAEVDAAPAFPRLDLPSKVDGSFRFAGDVRLPGMVFASIRHGPESDSELAGFDRNGAAGIRGLRGIVESKRWLAVAADTWWSAETALEAMKPKWTTGAPVGSNEIAAKLDTLLTGGAAFTIAETGFGGEALKRVDIGRRYEVEPAYAVPVETATAAARFVDGRLDLWIASQAPEQARIAAARAIGIATEDVALYPMPAGGSFDARLEHDHAIEIALIAKELDRPVQLTWPRRDELIRSRPRPPAWLLLGAQLAKAGAGGEGGAIDAMRIRIATPPAAREFGRRLFGNLTPAAAIRETAGEPDPLACEGAVPPYQLPAVLVEHVPVDIGLSVGRVRGNAHGPAIFAIESFIDEIAAKNGREPLSFRMAMLGGDVRLAACLQRAAQLAGWDGGVDQSGQGLACARIGDGPEAARIACVATARQGEGGVRVTRLTAAVDIGRIINHDIALQQIEGGLVFGMGIALGNPVKLRGGLPENTDYAGLGLPLMADCPEMRIEFLASEAPPADPGELGAVVAPPAIANALFSATGLRLRRLPLLSDGI; encoded by the coding sequence ATGGCACTGACCCGGCGCGGCATTCTGGCCGGAGCGGCGGCGGGCGGAGGCTTGCTGGTCGCATGGTGGCTGATGCCGCGCAGCTATAGCACCCCGCTGGTCGCGGCCAAGGGCGAGCATATCTTCGGCGCATGGCTCAAGATTGCCAATGATGGTGTCGTGACGGTTGCCGTACCGCAGCTGGAGATGGGGCAGGGCATTACCACCTTGCTGCCGCAGATCGTTGCTTACGAACTGGGCGCCGACTGGCGGCAGATCGCGGTCGAGCCTGCGCCGGTTTCGGGTGCCTATGGCAATGTGCCGCTGGCGCGCAAATGGATCGCGCTGTGGGATCCCAGCTTTGCCGGGCTGTCAGACCGCACCGATGCGATGATGGCGGCGCGCTTTGCCGGAAGCCAGCGGTTCAACGCGACGGCGGCAGGCACCGCGATAGAGGCCTATGAAATGCCTTGTCGCGAGGCCGCTGCCGCAGCGCGGGCGATGCTGGCGCAGGAAGCTGCCTCGCGCTGGGGCGTCGCCTGGGAGGAATGCGAGGTCGAGGGTGGTTTCGTCACCAATGGCACCAACCGCGCCACCTTTGGCGAACTGGCCGAGGGCGCGGCAGATTACACCCCGCCCGACCCGCCGCCGCTGCGCACCGAGCCTCCGCGTGAAAAGCCGCTGCCGGCCGAGGTCGACGCAGCGCCTGCCTTCCCCCGGCTCGATCTGCCGTCCAAGGTCGATGGTTCGTTCCGCTTTGCCGGAGACGTGCGCCTGCCGGGGATGGTGTTCGCCTCGATCCGCCACGGGCCGGAGAGCGACTCCGAACTCGCCGGCTTCGACCGCAACGGCGCTGCCGGGATACGCGGGCTTAGGGGGATCGTCGAAAGCAAGCGCTGGCTCGCGGTCGCCGCTGATACCTGGTGGAGCGCCGAGACTGCGCTTGAGGCGATGAAGCCGAAATGGACGACCGGCGCGCCGGTTGGCAGCAACGAGATCGCCGCCAAGCTCGATACGCTTCTGACTGGCGGCGCGGCGTTCACGATCGCCGAGACCGGGTTCGGCGGCGAGGCCTTGAAGCGGGTCGATATCGGGCGGCGATATGAGGTCGAACCGGCCTATGCCGTCCCGGTCGAAACCGCCACGGCAGCGGCACGGTTCGTGGATGGGCGGCTTGATCTGTGGATCGCCAGTCAGGCGCCTGAACAGGCCCGCATCGCTGCGGCCCGCGCCATCGGCATCGCAACCGAGGATGTGGCGCTCTACCCCATGCCCGCCGGGGGCAGTTTCGATGCGCGGCTCGAGCATGATCACGCCATCGAGATCGCGCTGATCGCAAAGGAGCTGGACAGGCCGGTGCAACTCACCTGGCCGCGCCGTGACGAACTGATCCGCTCGCGCCCGCGCCCGCCTGCCTGGCTGCTGCTGGGTGCGCAGCTGGCCAAGGCCGGGGCCGGGGGCGAAGGGGGCGCGATCGATGCGATGCGTATCCGTATCGCCACGCCGCCGGCGGCCCGCGAATTCGGCAGGCGGCTGTTCGGCAATCTCACCCCTGCCGCCGCGATCCGAGAAACCGCGGGCGAGCCCGATCCCCTCGCCTGCGAGGGCGCGGTGCCGCCTTATCAGCTGCCTGCGGTGCTGGTGGAACACGTGCCGGTCGATATCGGGCTGTCGGTGGGGCGGGTGCGGGGCAATGCGCACGGGCCGGCGATTTTCGCGATCGAGAGCTTCATCGATGAAATCGCGGCCAAGAACGGCCGTGAGCCGCTGTCCTTCCGCATGGCGATGCTGGGAGGCGACGTGCGACTTGCCGCGTGTCTCCAGCGCGCAGCACAGCTGGCCGGATGGGATGGCGGGGTCGATCAGAGTGGACAGGGTCTTGCCTGCGCACGGATCGGCGACGGGCCGGAGGCTGCGCGCATCGCCTGTGTCGCCACCGCGCGGCAGGGCGAGGGTGGGGTGCGCGTCACCCGCTTGACGGCGGCCGTCGACATCGGGCGGATCATCAATCACGACATCGCGCTCCAGCAGATCGAGGGCGGGCTGGTGTTCGGCATGGGCATTGCGCTCGGCAATCCCGTCAAGCTGCGCGGCGGGCTTCCCGAAAACACCGACTATGCGGGGCTTGGTTTGCCGCTGATGGCTGATTGCCCCGAGATGCGGATCGAATTCCTCGCCAGCGAAGCCCCGCCTGCCGATCCGGGGGAGCTTGGCGCCGTGGTTGCCCCGCCAGCGATTGCCAACGCGCTGTTTTCCGCTACGGGGTTGCGGTTGAGACGCTTGCCCCTACTTTCGGACGGCATATGA